CAATGGAGTTCCCCGACTTACGCAGTTGACTTAGCGGCGGTTATCCTGAAAATAATTACTGATAATTCTAACAAATTCGGTATTTATCATTTTACAAATGAAGGGATTTCGAACTGGTATAAATTTGCAGAAGAACTTTATAAAAAATCAAGATTTCTTGGAATAGTTGATTATCGTAAGAAGATAAAAATTATACCTATAAAAACCAGGGAACTTAATAGCTTAGCTGATAGACCAAGATGGTCAGTTTTAAATAAAGAAAAAATAAAAAAAGAGCTGAATTTAGAGATTCGATATTGGGAGGAAGCGTTGACAGATTTTTTAAAGCCTTAATATATTTGAATTCAAAGTTATAAGTAAATATCTAAATGCATGCTGGGTTAATAATAATTGTCTTATTTTAAGAGAAAGTCGGTGTGTATTAATTATGAAAAGAAAATTAGAAAATATTTTAGTAACTGGCGGTGCAGGTTTTATCGGCTCAAATTTTATTCATTATATTTTTTATCAGACTGCTTTTAGAGGAAGAATAATAAATGTGGATAAATTAACATATGCCGGTAATTTAGAGAATCTGGAAATAGTTGAGAAAGAATTTGAAAATAAAAGATATTTTTTTGAAAAAACCAACATCTGTAACTCTAAGAGAATGACAGATATTTTCATTAAATATGATATTGATGCTGTTGTAAACTTTGCTGCTGAATCGCATGTAGACCGTTCGATATTTGGACCGAGAGATTTTATCCAAACCAATATTTTTGGTACCTTTAATTTACTGGAAATATCCAGAAAAATTTGGCCAATAGATGATTATAAGCAATTAATATTCCATCATGTCAGTACTGATGAAGTATATGGATCTGCAGGAGACGGAGAACAGTTCTACGAAAATTCAGCTTACAAACCTAGCAGTCCCTATTCTGCGTCAAAGGCATCCTCAGACTATCTGGTCCGGGCGTATTCTAAAACCTACGGGTTGCCGGTTACAATTTCTAATTGTTCTAATAATTATGGACCATTTCAATTTCCGGAAAAATTAATTCCACTGATAATATTAAATATATTAGAAGAGAAGTCACTACCTGT
Above is a window of Atribacterota bacterium DNA encoding:
- the rfbB gene encoding dTDP-glucose 4,6-dehydratase: MKRKLENILVTGGAGFIGSNFIHYIFYQTAFRGRIINVDKLTYAGNLENLEIVEKEFENKRYFFEKTNICNSKRMTDIFIKYDIDAVVNFAAESHVDRSIFGPRDFIQTNIFGTFNLLEISRKIWPIDDYKQLIFHHVSTDEVYGSAGDGEQFYENSAYKPSSPYSASKASSDYLVRAYSKTYGLPVTISNCSNNYGPFQFPEKLIPLIILNILEEKSLPVYGCGKNIRDWLFVEDHCQGIWKIMNDGYAGESYNLGGDNEWENIKLINCLCEKIAKIQGKQKDCYKKLITFVKDRPGHDLRYAVNCEKIKRELGWKQEKDFDQGLDVTIAWYMKNQEWVNRVKSGEYRMWLEKNYCLR